One Symphalangus syndactylus isolate Jambi chromosome 20, NHGRI_mSymSyn1-v2.1_pri, whole genome shotgun sequence DNA segment encodes these proteins:
- the FMNL1 gene encoding formin-like protein 1 isoform X5, producing MRRRLLSTLLARGFLVLNCMNLPPDKVQLLSQYDNEKKWELICDQERFQVKNPPAAYIQKLKSYVDTGGVSRKVAADWMSNLGFKRRVQESTQVLRELETSLRTNHIGWVQEFLNEENRGLDVLLEYLAFAQCSVTYDMESTDNGASNSEKNKPLEQSVEDLSKGPPSSMPKSRHLTIKLTPAHSRKALRNSRIVSQKDDVHVCIMCLRAIMNYQSGFSLVMNHPACVNEIALSLNNKNPRTKALVLELLAAVCLVRGGHDIILAAFDNFKEVCGEQHRFEKLMEYFRNEDSNIDFMVACMQFINIVVHSVENMNFRVFLQYEFTHLGLDLYLERLRLTESDKLQVQIQAYLDNVFDVGALLEDTETKNAVLEHMEELQEQVALLTERLRDAENESMAKIAELEKQLSQARKELETLRERFSESTAMGASRRPPEPEKAPPAAPTRPSALELKVEELEEKGLIRILRGPGDAVSIEILPVAVATPSGGDAPTPGVPTGSPSPDLAPAAEPAPGAAPPPPPPPLPGLPFPQEAPPSAPPQAPPLPGSPEPPPAPPLPGDQPPPPPPPPPPPGTDGPVPPPPPPPPGGPPDALGRRDSELGPGVKAKKPIQTKFRMPLLNWVALKPSQITGTVFTELNDEKVLQELDMSDFEEQFKTKSQGPSLDLSALKSKAAQKAPSKATLIEANRAKNLAITLRKGNLGAERICQAIEAYDLQALGLDFLELLMRFLPTEYERSLITRFEREQRPMEELSEEDRFMLCFSRIPRLPERMTTLTFLGNFPDTAQLLMPQLNAIIAASMSVKSSDKLRQILEIVLAFGNYMNSSKRGAAYGFRLQSLDALLEMKSTDRKQTLLHYLVKVIAEKYPQLTGFHSDLHFLDKAGSVSLDSVLADVRSLQRGLELTQREFVRQDDCMVLKEFLRANSPTMDKLLADSKTAQEAFESVVEYFGENPKTTSPGLFFSLFSRFIKAYKKAEQEVEQWKKEAAAQEAGADTPGKGEPPAPKSPPKARRPQMDLISELKRRQQKEPLIYESDRDGAIEDIITDLRNQPYIRADTGRRSARRRPPGPPLQVTSDLSL from the exons ATGAGGAGAAGGCTGCTGTCCACCCTCCTTGCAAGAGGTTTCCTGGTGTTG AACTGCATGAACTTGCCCCCGGACAAGGTCCAGCTGCTGAGCCAGTATGACAACGAGAAGAAGTGGGAGCTCATCTGTGATCAG GAGCGGTTTCAAGTCAAGAACCCCCCTGCAGCCTACATCCAGAAGCTGAAGAGCTATGTGGATACTGGTGGGGTCAGCCGAAAGGTAGCAGCTGATTGGATGTCCAACCTGGGG TTTAAGAGGCGAGTTCAGGAGTCCACGCAGGTGCTACGGGAGCTGGAGACCTCCCTGAGGACAAACCATATTGG GTGGGTGCAGGAGTTCCTCAATGAAGAGAACCGTGGCCTGGATGTGCTCCTCGAGTACCTGGCCTTTGCCCAGTGCTCCGTCAC GTATGACATGGAGAGCACAGACAACGGGGCTTCCAACTCAGAGAAAAACAAGCCCCTGGAGCAGTCCGTGGAAGACCTCAGCAAGGGTCCGCCCTCCTCCATGCCCAAAAGTCGCCACCTGACCATCAA GCTGACCCCAGCCCACAGCAGGAAGGCCCTGCGGAATTCCCGCATCGTCAGCCAGAAGGACGATGTCCACGTCTGTATTATGTGCCTACGTGCCATCATGAACTACCAG tCTGGCTTCAGCCTTGTCATGAACCACCCAGCCTGTGTCAATGAGATTGCTCTGAGCCTCAACAACAAGAACCCCAG AACCAAGGCTCTGGTGCTGGAGCTGCTGGCGGCCGTGTGCTTGGTGCGGGGAGGACATGACATCATCCTTGCAGCCTTTGACAACTTCAAGGAG GTGTGTGGGGAGCAGCACCGCTTTGAAAAGCTGATGGAATATTTCCGGAATGAGGACAGCAACATTGACTTCATG GTGGCCTGCATGCAATTCATCAACATTGTGGTACATTCGGTGGAGAACATGAACTTCCGTGTCTTCCTGCAATATGAGTTCACCCACTTGGGCCTGGACCTGTACTTGGAG AGGCTTCGGCTCACTGAGAGTGACAAGCTGCAGGTGCAGATCCAGGCGTACCTGGACAATGTTTTTGATGTGGGGGCGCTGCTGGAGGACACAGAGACCAAGAACGCTGTGCTGGAGCACATGGAGGAACTGCAGGAGCAGGTGGCACTG CTGACAGAGCGGCTTCGGGACGCGGAGAACGAATCCATGGCCAAGATTGCAGAACTGGAAAAACAGCTAAGCCAGGCGCGCAAGGAGTTGGAGACCCTGCGG GAGCGCTTCAGCGAATCGACCGCCATGGGCGCCTCGAGGCGTCCCCCAGAGCCTGAGAAAGCGCCTCCCGCTGCCCCGACGCGGCCCTCGGCCCTGGAGCTGAAGGTGGAGGAGCTGGAGGAGAAGGGGTTAATCCGTATCCTGCGGGGGCCGGGGGATGCTGTCTCCATCGAGATCCTCCCCGTCGCTGTGGCAACTCCGAGCGGCGGTGATGCTCCGACTCCGGGGGTGCCGACCGGCTCCCCCAGCCCAG ATCTCGCACCTGCAGCAGAGCCGGCTCCCGGAgcagcgccgccgccgccgccgcccccacTGCCCGGCCTCCCCTTCCCGCAGGAAGCCCCGCCCTCGGCGCCCCCACAGGCCCCGCCTCTCCCTGGCAGCCCGGAGCCCCCGCCCGCGCCGCCGCTGCCCGGAGAccagccgcccccacccccgccaccgCCACCACCTCCGGGCACTGACGGGCCTGtgcctccgccgccgccgccgcctcccggAGGTCCTCCTGATGCCCTAGGAAGACGCGACTCAGAATTGGGCCCAG GAGTGAAGGCCAAGAAGCCCATCCAGACCAAGTTCCGAATGCCACTCTTGAACTGGGTGGCACTGAAACCCAGCCAGATCACCGGCACTGTCTTCACAGAGCTCAATGATGAGAAGGTGCTGCAG GAGCTGGACATGAGTGACTTTGAGGAACAGTTCAAGACCAAGTCCCAAGGCCCCAGCCTGGACCTCAGCGCTCTCAAGAGTAAGGCAGCCCAGAAGGCCCCCAGCAAGGCGACACTCATTGAGGCCAACCGGGCCAAGAACTTGGCCATCACCCTGCGGAAGGGCAACCTGGGGGCCGAGCGCATCTGCCAAGCCATTGAGGC GTACGACCTGCAGGCTCTGGGCCTGGATTTCCTGGAGCTGCTGATGCGCTTCCTGCCCACAGAGTATGAGCGCAGCCTCATCACCCGCTTTGAGCGGGAGCAGCGGCCGATGGAGGAGCTGTCAGAGGAGGACCGCTTCATGCTATGCTTCAGCCGCATCCCGCGCCTGCCAGAGCGCATGACCACACTCACCTTCCTGGGCAACTTCCCGGACACAGCCCAGCTGCTCATGCCG caACTGAATGCCATCATTGCAGCCTCAATGTCCGTCAAGTCCTCTGACAAACTCCGCCAGATCCTGGAG aTCGTCCTGGCCTTTGGCAACTACATGAACAGTAGCAAGCGTGGGGCAGCCTATGGCTTCCGGCTCCAGAGCCTGGATGCG CTGTTGGAGATGAAGTCGACTGACCGCAAGCAGACGCTGCTGCACTACCTGGTGAAGGTCATTGCAGAGAAGTACCCGCAACTCACAGGCTTCCACAGCGACCTGCACTTCCTGGACAAGGCGGGCTCAG TGTCCCTGGACAGTGTCCTGGCGGACGTGCGCTCCCTGCAGCGAGGCCTAGAGTTGACACAGAGGGAGTTTGTGCGGCAGGATGACTGCATGGTGCTCAAGGAGTTCCTGAGGGCCAACTCGCCCACCATGGACAAGCTGCTGGCAGACAGCAAGACGGCTCAG GAGGCCTTTGAGTCCGTGGTGGAGTACTTCGGAGAGAACCCCAAGACCACATCCCCAGGCCTGTTCTTCTCCCTCTTTAGCCGCTTCATTAAGGCCTACAAG AAAGCTGAGCAGGAGGTggaacagtggaaaaaagaagccGCTGCCCAGGAGGCAGGCGCTGATACCCCGGGCAAAGGGGAGCCCCCAGCACCCAAG TCACCGCCAAAGGCCCGGCGACCACAGATGGACCTCATCTCTGAGCTGAAACGGAGGCAGCAGAAGGAGCCACTCATTTATGAGAGTGACCGTGACGGGGCCATTGAAGACATCATCACAG ATCTGCGGAACCAGCCCTACATCCGCGCAGACACAGGCCGTCGCAGTGCCCGCCGGCGTCCCCCGGGCCCTCCACTGCAGGTCACCTCCGATCTCTCGCTGTAG
- the FMNL1 gene encoding formin-like protein 1 isoform X1, translating to MGNAAGSAEQPAGPAAPPPKQPAPPKQPMPAAGELEERFNRALNCMNLPPDKVQLLSQYDNEKKWELICDQERFQVKNPPAAYIQKLKSYVDTGGVSRKVAADWMSNLGFKRRVQESTQVLRELETSLRTNHIGWVQEFLNEENRGLDVLLEYLAFAQCSVTYDMESTDNGASNSEKNKPLEQSVEDLSKGPPSSMPKSRHLTIKCPPSPRLTPAHSRKALRNSRIVSQKDDVHVCIMCLRAIMNYQSGFSLVMNHPACVNEIALSLNNKNPRTKALVLELLAAVCLVRGGHDIILAAFDNFKEVCGEQHRFEKLMEYFRNEDSNIDFMVACMQFINIVVHSVENMNFRVFLQYEFTHLGLDLYLERLRLTESDKLQVQIQAYLDNVFDVGALLEDTETKNAVLEHMEELQEQVALLTERLRDAENESMAKIAELEKQLSQARKELETLRERFSESTAMGASRRPPEPEKAPPAAPTRPSALELKVEELEEKGLIRILRGPGDAVSIEILPVAVATPSGGDAPTPGVPTGSPSPDLAPAAEPAPGAAPPPPPPPLPGLPFPQEAPPSAPPQAPPLPGSPEPPPAPPLPGDQPPPPPPPPPPPGTDGPVPPPPPPPPGGPPDALGRRDSELGPGVKAKKPIQTKFRMPLLNWVALKPSQITGTVFTELNDEKVLQELDMSDFEEQFKTKSQGPSLDLSALKSKAAQKAPSKATLIEANRAKNLAITLRKGNLGAERICQAIEAYDLQALGLDFLELLMRFLPTEYERSLITRFEREQRPMEELSEEDRFMLCFSRIPRLPERMTTLTFLGNFPDTAQLLMPQLNAIIAASMSVKSSDKLRQILEIVLAFGNYMNSSKRGAAYGFRLQSLDALLEMKSTDRKQTLLHYLVKVIAEKYPQLTGFHSDLHFLDKAGSVSLDSVLADVRSLQRGLELTQREFVRQDDCMVLKEFLRANSPTMDKLLADSKTAQEAFESVVEYFGENPKTTSPGLFFSLFSRFIKAYKKAEQEVEQWKKEAAAQEAGADTPGKGEPPAPKSPPKARRPQMDLISELKRRQQKEPLIYESDRDGAIEDIITDLRNQPYIRADTGRRSARRRPPGPPLQVTSDLSL from the exons AACTGCATGAACTTGCCCCCGGACAAGGTCCAGCTGCTGAGCCAGTATGACAACGAGAAGAAGTGGGAGCTCATCTGTGATCAG GAGCGGTTTCAAGTCAAGAACCCCCCTGCAGCCTACATCCAGAAGCTGAAGAGCTATGTGGATACTGGTGGGGTCAGCCGAAAGGTAGCAGCTGATTGGATGTCCAACCTGGGG TTTAAGAGGCGAGTTCAGGAGTCCACGCAGGTGCTACGGGAGCTGGAGACCTCCCTGAGGACAAACCATATTGG GTGGGTGCAGGAGTTCCTCAATGAAGAGAACCGTGGCCTGGATGTGCTCCTCGAGTACCTGGCCTTTGCCCAGTGCTCCGTCAC GTATGACATGGAGAGCACAGACAACGGGGCTTCCAACTCAGAGAAAAACAAGCCCCTGGAGCAGTCCGTGGAAGACCTCAGCAAGGGTCCGCCCTCCTCCATGCCCAAAAGTCGCCACCTGACCATCAA GTGTCCCCCTTCTCCCCG GCTGACCCCAGCCCACAGCAGGAAGGCCCTGCGGAATTCCCGCATCGTCAGCCAGAAGGACGATGTCCACGTCTGTATTATGTGCCTACGTGCCATCATGAACTACCAG tCTGGCTTCAGCCTTGTCATGAACCACCCAGCCTGTGTCAATGAGATTGCTCTGAGCCTCAACAACAAGAACCCCAG AACCAAGGCTCTGGTGCTGGAGCTGCTGGCGGCCGTGTGCTTGGTGCGGGGAGGACATGACATCATCCTTGCAGCCTTTGACAACTTCAAGGAG GTGTGTGGGGAGCAGCACCGCTTTGAAAAGCTGATGGAATATTTCCGGAATGAGGACAGCAACATTGACTTCATG GTGGCCTGCATGCAATTCATCAACATTGTGGTACATTCGGTGGAGAACATGAACTTCCGTGTCTTCCTGCAATATGAGTTCACCCACTTGGGCCTGGACCTGTACTTGGAG AGGCTTCGGCTCACTGAGAGTGACAAGCTGCAGGTGCAGATCCAGGCGTACCTGGACAATGTTTTTGATGTGGGGGCGCTGCTGGAGGACACAGAGACCAAGAACGCTGTGCTGGAGCACATGGAGGAACTGCAGGAGCAGGTGGCACTG CTGACAGAGCGGCTTCGGGACGCGGAGAACGAATCCATGGCCAAGATTGCAGAACTGGAAAAACAGCTAAGCCAGGCGCGCAAGGAGTTGGAGACCCTGCGG GAGCGCTTCAGCGAATCGACCGCCATGGGCGCCTCGAGGCGTCCCCCAGAGCCTGAGAAAGCGCCTCCCGCTGCCCCGACGCGGCCCTCGGCCCTGGAGCTGAAGGTGGAGGAGCTGGAGGAGAAGGGGTTAATCCGTATCCTGCGGGGGCCGGGGGATGCTGTCTCCATCGAGATCCTCCCCGTCGCTGTGGCAACTCCGAGCGGCGGTGATGCTCCGACTCCGGGGGTGCCGACCGGCTCCCCCAGCCCAG ATCTCGCACCTGCAGCAGAGCCGGCTCCCGGAgcagcgccgccgccgccgccgcccccacTGCCCGGCCTCCCCTTCCCGCAGGAAGCCCCGCCCTCGGCGCCCCCACAGGCCCCGCCTCTCCCTGGCAGCCCGGAGCCCCCGCCCGCGCCGCCGCTGCCCGGAGAccagccgcccccacccccgccaccgCCACCACCTCCGGGCACTGACGGGCCTGtgcctccgccgccgccgccgcctcccggAGGTCCTCCTGATGCCCTAGGAAGACGCGACTCAGAATTGGGCCCAG GAGTGAAGGCCAAGAAGCCCATCCAGACCAAGTTCCGAATGCCACTCTTGAACTGGGTGGCACTGAAACCCAGCCAGATCACCGGCACTGTCTTCACAGAGCTCAATGATGAGAAGGTGCTGCAG GAGCTGGACATGAGTGACTTTGAGGAACAGTTCAAGACCAAGTCCCAAGGCCCCAGCCTGGACCTCAGCGCTCTCAAGAGTAAGGCAGCCCAGAAGGCCCCCAGCAAGGCGACACTCATTGAGGCCAACCGGGCCAAGAACTTGGCCATCACCCTGCGGAAGGGCAACCTGGGGGCCGAGCGCATCTGCCAAGCCATTGAGGC GTACGACCTGCAGGCTCTGGGCCTGGATTTCCTGGAGCTGCTGATGCGCTTCCTGCCCACAGAGTATGAGCGCAGCCTCATCACCCGCTTTGAGCGGGAGCAGCGGCCGATGGAGGAGCTGTCAGAGGAGGACCGCTTCATGCTATGCTTCAGCCGCATCCCGCGCCTGCCAGAGCGCATGACCACACTCACCTTCCTGGGCAACTTCCCGGACACAGCCCAGCTGCTCATGCCG caACTGAATGCCATCATTGCAGCCTCAATGTCCGTCAAGTCCTCTGACAAACTCCGCCAGATCCTGGAG aTCGTCCTGGCCTTTGGCAACTACATGAACAGTAGCAAGCGTGGGGCAGCCTATGGCTTCCGGCTCCAGAGCCTGGATGCG CTGTTGGAGATGAAGTCGACTGACCGCAAGCAGACGCTGCTGCACTACCTGGTGAAGGTCATTGCAGAGAAGTACCCGCAACTCACAGGCTTCCACAGCGACCTGCACTTCCTGGACAAGGCGGGCTCAG TGTCCCTGGACAGTGTCCTGGCGGACGTGCGCTCCCTGCAGCGAGGCCTAGAGTTGACACAGAGGGAGTTTGTGCGGCAGGATGACTGCATGGTGCTCAAGGAGTTCCTGAGGGCCAACTCGCCCACCATGGACAAGCTGCTGGCAGACAGCAAGACGGCTCAG GAGGCCTTTGAGTCCGTGGTGGAGTACTTCGGAGAGAACCCCAAGACCACATCCCCAGGCCTGTTCTTCTCCCTCTTTAGCCGCTTCATTAAGGCCTACAAG AAAGCTGAGCAGGAGGTggaacagtggaaaaaagaagccGCTGCCCAGGAGGCAGGCGCTGATACCCCGGGCAAAGGGGAGCCCCCAGCACCCAAG TCACCGCCAAAGGCCCGGCGACCACAGATGGACCTCATCTCTGAGCTGAAACGGAGGCAGCAGAAGGAGCCACTCATTTATGAGAGTGACCGTGACGGGGCCATTGAAGACATCATCACAG ATCTGCGGAACCAGCCCTACATCCGCGCAGACACAGGCCGTCGCAGTGCCCGCCGGCGTCCCCCGGGCCCTCCACTGCAGGTCACCTCCGATCTCTCGCTGTAG
- the FMNL1 gene encoding formin-like protein 1 isoform X2 — MGNAAGSAEQPAGPAAPPPKQPAPPKQPMPAAGELEERFNRALNCMNLPPDKVQLLSQYDNEKKWELICDQERFQVKNPPAAYIQKLKSYVDTGGVSRKVAADWMSNLGFKRRVQESTQVLRELETSLRTNHIGWVQEFLNEENRGLDVLLEYLAFAQCSVTYDMESTDNGASNSEKNKPLEQSVEDLSKGPPSSMPKSRHLTIKCPPSPRLTPAHSRKALRNSRIVSQKDDVHVCIMCLRAIMNYQSGFSLVMNHPACVNEIALSLNNKNPRTKALVLELLAAVCLVRGGHDIILAAFDNFKEVCGEQHRFEKLMEYFRNEDSNIDFMVACMQFINIVVHSVENMNFRVFLQYEFTHLGLDLYLERLRLTESDKLQVQIQAYLDNVFDVGALLEDTETKNAVLEHMEELQEQVALLTERLRDAENESMAKIAELEKQLSQARKELETLRERFSESTAMGASRRPPEPEKAPPAAPTRPSALELKVEELEEKGLIRILRGPGDAVSIEILPVAVATPSGGDAPTPGVPTGSPSPDLAPAAEPAPGAAPPPPPPPLPGLPFPQEAPPSAPPQAPPLPGSPEPPPAPPLPGDQPPPPPPPPPPPGTDGPVPPPPPPPPGGPPDALGRRDSELGPGVKAKKPIQTKFRMPLLNWVALKPSQITGTVFTELNDEKVLQELDMSDFEEQFKTKSQGPSLDLSALKSKAAQKAPSKATLIEANRAKNLAITLRKGNLGAERICQAIEAYDLQALGLDFLELLMRFLPTEYERSLITRFEREQRPMEELSEEDRFMLCFSRIPRLPERMTTLTFLGNFPDTAQLLMPQLNAIIAASMSVKSSDKLRQILEIVLAFGNYMNSSKRGAAYGFRLQSLDALLEMKSTDRKQTLLHYLVKVIAEKYPQLTGFHSDLHFLDKAGSVSLDSVLADVRSLQRGLELTQREFVRQDDCMVLKEFLRANSPTMDKLLADSKTAQEAFESVVEYFGENPKTTSPGLFFSLFSRFIKAYKKAEQEVEQWKKEAAAQEAGADTPGKGEPPAPKSPPKARRPQMDLISELKRRQQKEPLIYESDRDGAIEDIITVIKTVPFTARTGKRTSRLLCEASLGEEMPL, encoded by the exons AACTGCATGAACTTGCCCCCGGACAAGGTCCAGCTGCTGAGCCAGTATGACAACGAGAAGAAGTGGGAGCTCATCTGTGATCAG GAGCGGTTTCAAGTCAAGAACCCCCCTGCAGCCTACATCCAGAAGCTGAAGAGCTATGTGGATACTGGTGGGGTCAGCCGAAAGGTAGCAGCTGATTGGATGTCCAACCTGGGG TTTAAGAGGCGAGTTCAGGAGTCCACGCAGGTGCTACGGGAGCTGGAGACCTCCCTGAGGACAAACCATATTGG GTGGGTGCAGGAGTTCCTCAATGAAGAGAACCGTGGCCTGGATGTGCTCCTCGAGTACCTGGCCTTTGCCCAGTGCTCCGTCAC GTATGACATGGAGAGCACAGACAACGGGGCTTCCAACTCAGAGAAAAACAAGCCCCTGGAGCAGTCCGTGGAAGACCTCAGCAAGGGTCCGCCCTCCTCCATGCCCAAAAGTCGCCACCTGACCATCAA GTGTCCCCCTTCTCCCCG GCTGACCCCAGCCCACAGCAGGAAGGCCCTGCGGAATTCCCGCATCGTCAGCCAGAAGGACGATGTCCACGTCTGTATTATGTGCCTACGTGCCATCATGAACTACCAG tCTGGCTTCAGCCTTGTCATGAACCACCCAGCCTGTGTCAATGAGATTGCTCTGAGCCTCAACAACAAGAACCCCAG AACCAAGGCTCTGGTGCTGGAGCTGCTGGCGGCCGTGTGCTTGGTGCGGGGAGGACATGACATCATCCTTGCAGCCTTTGACAACTTCAAGGAG GTGTGTGGGGAGCAGCACCGCTTTGAAAAGCTGATGGAATATTTCCGGAATGAGGACAGCAACATTGACTTCATG GTGGCCTGCATGCAATTCATCAACATTGTGGTACATTCGGTGGAGAACATGAACTTCCGTGTCTTCCTGCAATATGAGTTCACCCACTTGGGCCTGGACCTGTACTTGGAG AGGCTTCGGCTCACTGAGAGTGACAAGCTGCAGGTGCAGATCCAGGCGTACCTGGACAATGTTTTTGATGTGGGGGCGCTGCTGGAGGACACAGAGACCAAGAACGCTGTGCTGGAGCACATGGAGGAACTGCAGGAGCAGGTGGCACTG CTGACAGAGCGGCTTCGGGACGCGGAGAACGAATCCATGGCCAAGATTGCAGAACTGGAAAAACAGCTAAGCCAGGCGCGCAAGGAGTTGGAGACCCTGCGG GAGCGCTTCAGCGAATCGACCGCCATGGGCGCCTCGAGGCGTCCCCCAGAGCCTGAGAAAGCGCCTCCCGCTGCCCCGACGCGGCCCTCGGCCCTGGAGCTGAAGGTGGAGGAGCTGGAGGAGAAGGGGTTAATCCGTATCCTGCGGGGGCCGGGGGATGCTGTCTCCATCGAGATCCTCCCCGTCGCTGTGGCAACTCCGAGCGGCGGTGATGCTCCGACTCCGGGGGTGCCGACCGGCTCCCCCAGCCCAG ATCTCGCACCTGCAGCAGAGCCGGCTCCCGGAgcagcgccgccgccgccgccgcccccacTGCCCGGCCTCCCCTTCCCGCAGGAAGCCCCGCCCTCGGCGCCCCCACAGGCCCCGCCTCTCCCTGGCAGCCCGGAGCCCCCGCCCGCGCCGCCGCTGCCCGGAGAccagccgcccccacccccgccaccgCCACCACCTCCGGGCACTGACGGGCCTGtgcctccgccgccgccgccgcctcccggAGGTCCTCCTGATGCCCTAGGAAGACGCGACTCAGAATTGGGCCCAG GAGTGAAGGCCAAGAAGCCCATCCAGACCAAGTTCCGAATGCCACTCTTGAACTGGGTGGCACTGAAACCCAGCCAGATCACCGGCACTGTCTTCACAGAGCTCAATGATGAGAAGGTGCTGCAG GAGCTGGACATGAGTGACTTTGAGGAACAGTTCAAGACCAAGTCCCAAGGCCCCAGCCTGGACCTCAGCGCTCTCAAGAGTAAGGCAGCCCAGAAGGCCCCCAGCAAGGCGACACTCATTGAGGCCAACCGGGCCAAGAACTTGGCCATCACCCTGCGGAAGGGCAACCTGGGGGCCGAGCGCATCTGCCAAGCCATTGAGGC GTACGACCTGCAGGCTCTGGGCCTGGATTTCCTGGAGCTGCTGATGCGCTTCCTGCCCACAGAGTATGAGCGCAGCCTCATCACCCGCTTTGAGCGGGAGCAGCGGCCGATGGAGGAGCTGTCAGAGGAGGACCGCTTCATGCTATGCTTCAGCCGCATCCCGCGCCTGCCAGAGCGCATGACCACACTCACCTTCCTGGGCAACTTCCCGGACACAGCCCAGCTGCTCATGCCG caACTGAATGCCATCATTGCAGCCTCAATGTCCGTCAAGTCCTCTGACAAACTCCGCCAGATCCTGGAG aTCGTCCTGGCCTTTGGCAACTACATGAACAGTAGCAAGCGTGGGGCAGCCTATGGCTTCCGGCTCCAGAGCCTGGATGCG CTGTTGGAGATGAAGTCGACTGACCGCAAGCAGACGCTGCTGCACTACCTGGTGAAGGTCATTGCAGAGAAGTACCCGCAACTCACAGGCTTCCACAGCGACCTGCACTTCCTGGACAAGGCGGGCTCAG TGTCCCTGGACAGTGTCCTGGCGGACGTGCGCTCCCTGCAGCGAGGCCTAGAGTTGACACAGAGGGAGTTTGTGCGGCAGGATGACTGCATGGTGCTCAAGGAGTTCCTGAGGGCCAACTCGCCCACCATGGACAAGCTGCTGGCAGACAGCAAGACGGCTCAG GAGGCCTTTGAGTCCGTGGTGGAGTACTTCGGAGAGAACCCCAAGACCACATCCCCAGGCCTGTTCTTCTCCCTCTTTAGCCGCTTCATTAAGGCCTACAAG AAAGCTGAGCAGGAGGTggaacagtggaaaaaagaagccGCTGCCCAGGAGGCAGGCGCTGATACCCCGGGCAAAGGGGAGCCCCCAGCACCCAAG TCACCGCCAAAGGCCCGGCGACCACAGATGGACCTCATCTCTGAGCTGAAACGGAGGCAGCAGAAGGAGCCACTCATTTATGAGAGTGACCGTGACGGGGCCATTGAAGACATCATCACAG TGATCAAGACGGTGCCCTTCACGGCCCGCACCGGCAAGCGGACATCCCGGCTCCTCtgtgaggccagcctgggagaaGAGATGCCCCTCTAG